From a region of the Nocardioides ginsengisegetis genome:
- the gltX gene encoding glutamate--tRNA ligase, giving the protein MSNVRVRFCPSPTGSPHVGLVRTALFNWAFARHHGGSIVFRMEDTDKERSTQESYDAILDLWRWLGLTWDEGIEVGGPHGPYKQSERGDIYRDVLERLRDSSYTYDCFCTNDEVDARRKASGSKAQGYDGFCRDLSADQRAAFEAEGRAPIGRFRMPDGSITWDDLVRGDITFETENVPDFALSRANGDPLYTLVNPIDDALMEITHVLRGEDLLSSTPRQLALFDALVELGIAKSVPAYGHLPYVMGQGNKKLSKRDPEAHALAYRDQGFIPEGLLNYLALLGWAIAGDRDIFSLEEMVEAFDIKDVNPNPARFDLKKADAINVAQMRLLSVEDITHRVLPFLKAAGVVSDPVSDADAQLLELAMPLVAERINKLTEAPEMLGFLFVDEADFTRDEADVAKLLDETGREVVQASYDALAGLDTWSTAAIQDALQGKLVDEMGLKPRVAFGPVRVAVTGRKVSPPLFESLELLGRERGLGRLKSALA; this is encoded by the coding sequence TTGAGCAACGTCCGCGTCCGTTTCTGCCCCTCCCCGACGGGATCCCCGCACGTCGGCCTGGTCCGCACCGCGCTGTTCAACTGGGCCTTCGCGCGCCACCACGGCGGCTCGATCGTCTTCCGGATGGAGGACACCGACAAGGAGCGCAGCACCCAGGAGTCCTACGACGCGATCCTCGACCTGTGGCGCTGGCTCGGCCTGACCTGGGACGAGGGCATCGAGGTCGGCGGCCCGCACGGCCCCTACAAGCAGAGCGAGCGCGGCGACATCTACCGCGACGTGCTGGAGCGGCTGCGCGACTCGTCGTACACCTATGACTGCTTCTGCACCAACGACGAGGTCGACGCGCGCCGCAAGGCGTCCGGCTCCAAGGCGCAGGGGTACGACGGCTTCTGCCGCGACCTGTCCGCCGACCAGCGGGCGGCGTTCGAGGCCGAGGGCCGCGCGCCGATCGGGCGCTTCCGGATGCCCGACGGCTCGATCACGTGGGACGACCTGGTCCGCGGGGACATCACGTTCGAGACCGAGAACGTCCCGGACTTCGCCCTCTCGCGCGCCAACGGCGACCCGCTCTACACGCTGGTCAACCCGATCGACGACGCGCTGATGGAGATCACCCACGTCCTGCGTGGCGAGGACCTGCTCTCCAGCACCCCGCGTCAGCTCGCGCTCTTCGACGCCCTGGTCGAGCTCGGCATCGCCAAGTCCGTGCCGGCCTACGGACACCTGCCCTACGTCATGGGTCAGGGCAACAAGAAGCTCTCCAAGCGCGACCCCGAGGCGCACGCGCTGGCCTACCGCGACCAGGGCTTCATCCCCGAGGGCCTGCTCAACTACCTCGCGCTGCTCGGCTGGGCGATCGCCGGGGACCGCGACATCTTCTCGCTGGAGGAGATGGTCGAGGCGTTCGACATCAAGGACGTCAACCCCAACCCGGCGCGCTTCGACCTCAAGAAGGCCGACGCGATCAACGTCGCCCAGATGCGGCTGCTGTCGGTCGAGGACATCACCCACCGGGTGCTGCCGTTCCTCAAGGCCGCAGGCGTCGTCTCCGACCCGGTCTCCGACGCGGACGCGCAGCTGCTCGAGCTCGCGATGCCGCTGGTCGCCGAGCGGATCAACAAGCTCACCGAGGCGCCCGAGATGCTCGGCTTCCTCTTCGTCGACGAGGCCGACTTCACGCGCGACGAGGCCGACGTGGCGAAGCTGCTCGACGAGACCGGCCGCGAGGTCGTCCAGGCGTCGTACGACGCCCTCGCCGGCCTCGACACCTGGTCGACCGCCGCGATCCAGGACGCCCTGCAGGGCAAGCTCGTCGACGAGATGGGTCTCAAGCCCCGGGTGGCCTTCGGCCCGGTCCGCGTGGCCGTCACCGGCCGCAAGG
- a CDS encoding fumarylacetoacetate hydrolase family protein, which translates to MRIARFTTGEDPQYGVVTGEVDQFGQPAEDSVIVALAGDPLYVGVKLLDEEHRLEDVRLLAPVLPRSKVVGIGRNYAAHAAELGNDVPAEPLMFLKPNTSVVGPGDPIFYPRQTQDLHYEGELAVVIGRICRDVPPEQATDVIHGYTIANDVTARDLQKSDVQFTRAKGFDSFCPLGPWIETDLDPQTFIDGVRLQTFLNGDVVQDGSTADMIFDIPALIAHVSSVMTLLPGDVILTGTPEGVGPMQVGDEVEVSIAGLGTLTNKVAQR; encoded by the coding sequence GTGCGTATCGCGAGATTCACGACCGGAGAAGACCCCCAGTACGGCGTGGTGACCGGCGAGGTCGACCAGTTCGGCCAGCCGGCCGAGGACTCCGTCATCGTCGCCCTGGCGGGTGATCCCCTGTACGTCGGGGTGAAGCTGCTCGACGAGGAGCACCGCCTCGAGGACGTCCGGCTGCTCGCGCCGGTGCTACCGCGCAGCAAGGTGGTCGGCATCGGCCGCAACTACGCCGCCCACGCCGCCGAGCTCGGCAACGACGTCCCGGCCGAGCCGCTGATGTTCCTCAAGCCCAACACCAGCGTGGTCGGTCCCGGCGACCCGATCTTCTACCCGCGCCAGACCCAGGACCTCCACTACGAGGGCGAGCTCGCCGTCGTGATCGGCCGGATCTGCCGGGACGTGCCGCCGGAGCAGGCGACCGACGTGATCCACGGCTACACGATCGCCAACGACGTCACGGCCCGCGACCTGCAGAAGTCCGACGTGCAGTTCACCCGCGCCAAGGGCTTCGACTCCTTCTGCCCGCTCGGCCCGTGGATCGAGACCGATCTCGACCCGCAGACCTTCATCGACGGCGTCCGCCTCCAGACCTTCCTCAACGGCGACGTCGTCCAGGACGGCTCGACGGCCGACATGATCTTCGACATCCCCGCGCTGATCGCGCACGTCTCCAGCGTGATGACGTTGCTCCCCGGCGACGTCATCCTCACCGGCACCCCCGAGGGTGTCGGTCCCATGCAGGTCGGCGACGAGGTCGAGGTCTCGATCGCCGGTCTCGGCACTCTCACGAACAAGGTGGCCCAGCGTTGA
- a CDS encoding 3-methyladenine DNA glycosylase → MEVLAREEWQACAAAHAARIDAFVQPHLARRESRVKHPVHDFLFTYYSQRPAQLRRWHPGYGVGLADGASYAGLKGYAGEPASVTAEHVASQRVLLETLRRLLSATAGRAANFGCFGLHEWAMVYRAAEHGKRHDWPLRLGGGGTDAVVESHRIACSHFDAYRFFTEPARPLNTLSPTSTDRPDFEQPACLHAGMDLYKHAFRLTPMISSDLVADCFELARDIRILDMRAAPYDLTGLEIDGHGFEPVRIETAAGKAAYAEAQRGFAERGAPLRARLVAECERLLAE, encoded by the coding sequence ATGGAGGTGCTGGCGCGGGAGGAGTGGCAGGCGTGCGCCGCGGCACACGCGGCCCGCATCGACGCCTTCGTGCAGCCGCACCTCGCGCGGCGGGAGTCACGGGTCAAGCACCCCGTCCACGACTTCCTCTTCACCTACTACTCCCAGCGGCCGGCCCAGCTGCGGCGGTGGCACCCGGGGTACGGCGTGGGGCTGGCCGACGGGGCGTCGTACGCGGGCTTGAAGGGGTACGCCGGGGAGCCGGCCAGCGTCACGGCCGAGCACGTCGCCTCGCAGCGGGTGCTGCTCGAGACCCTGCGCCGGCTGCTGTCGGCGACGGCGGGGCGGGCCGCCAACTTCGGGTGCTTCGGGCTGCACGAGTGGGCGATGGTCTATCGGGCGGCCGAGCACGGGAAGCGTCACGACTGGCCGCTGCGGCTGGGCGGGGGTGGCACCGACGCGGTCGTGGAGTCGCACCGGATCGCCTGCTCGCACTTCGACGCCTACCGCTTCTTCACCGAGCCGGCGCGTCCGCTGAACACGCTCTCCCCCACCTCGACCGACCGGCCGGACTTCGAGCAGCCGGCCTGCCTCCACGCCGGGATGGACCTCTACAAGCACGCGTTCCGGCTCACGCCGATGATCAGCTCGGACCTGGTCGCCGACTGCTTCGAGCTGGCCCGCGACATCCGCATCCTCGACATGCGCGCGGCGCCGTACGACCTCACCGGGCTGGAGATCGACGGCCACGGCTTCGAGCCGGTGCGGATCGAGACCGCGGCGGGCAAGGCGGCCTACGCCGAGGCGCAGCGCGGGTTCGCCGAGCGGGGCGCGCCGCTGCGCGCCCGCCTGGTCGCCGAGTGCGAGCGGCTGCTCGCCGAGTGA
- a CDS encoding DUF2087 domain-containing protein, giving the protein MDERVLRNFMTPEGRLHTIPSKQAKLLVVLDHLAQSFEPGCHYPEKDVNEILEGFHPDYAALRRYLVENLFLTREDGVYWRSGGSFDV; this is encoded by the coding sequence ATGGACGAGCGGGTGCTACGGAACTTCATGACGCCCGAGGGGCGGCTGCACACGATCCCGAGCAAGCAGGCCAAGCTGCTGGTGGTCCTCGACCACCTGGCGCAGTCCTTCGAGCCGGGATGCCACTACCCCGAGAAGGACGTCAACGAGATCCTCGAGGGCTTCCACCCCGACTACGCCGCGCTGCGCCGCTACCTCGTGGAGAACCTCTTCCTGACCCGCGAGGACGGCGTCTACTGGCGCAGCGGCGGCAGCTTCGATGTCTGA
- a CDS encoding pentapeptide repeat-containing protein: MSEPRVGVAFTGEDWYAEPLKAAQFVECTFSDVDFSEATTAGALFDRCTFHGCRFNASTHTSSAFVACDFRRTSFFDATFDGCKLVGSVFAECTLRPVEIRGGQWQGVTIRGTNLTKLDLTGLDLREADLSMSDLTGSVLRDCRLDGANLRETNLGGADLRGASLDRVDLAAARLRATRLDLEGAVLLAELHGASVDASV; the protein is encoded by the coding sequence ATGTCTGAGCCCCGGGTGGGCGTCGCGTTCACCGGTGAGGACTGGTACGCCGAGCCGCTGAAGGCCGCGCAGTTCGTCGAGTGCACCTTCAGCGACGTCGACTTCTCGGAAGCGACGACGGCGGGGGCGCTCTTCGACCGGTGCACGTTCCACGGCTGCCGCTTCAACGCCTCGACGCACACCAGCTCGGCGTTCGTGGCCTGCGACTTCCGCCGGACGAGCTTCTTCGACGCGACGTTCGACGGCTGCAAGCTGGTCGGCTCGGTGTTCGCCGAGTGCACGCTGCGGCCGGTCGAGATCCGCGGCGGTCAGTGGCAGGGCGTCACGATCCGCGGCACCAACCTGACCAAGCTCGACCTGACCGGGCTCGACCTGCGCGAGGCCGACCTGTCGATGTCCGACCTCACCGGGTCCGTGCTGCGCGACTGCCGGCTCGACGGCGCCAACCTCCGGGAGACCAACCTGGGCGGCGCCGACCTGCGCGGCGCGAGCCTGGACCGGGTCGACCTCGCCGCCGCCCGGCTCCGGGCGACCCGGCTGGACCTCGAGGGCGCCGTACTGCTGGCGGAGCTGCACGGGGCGTCGGTGGACGCGAGCGTCTAG
- the bioB gene encoding biotin synthase BioB, whose protein sequence is MTDILERARTKVLDDGEGLSYDELVEVLQLPDDQIPELLELAHGVRMKHCGPEIEVEGIISLKTGGCPEDCHFCSQSGQFTSPVRSVWLDIPQLVKAAEETAATGATEFCIVAAVRGPDERLMTQVRDGIKAIQEAVDINVACSLGMLTQEQVDDLKDMGVHRYNHNLEAAKSYFPSVVTTHSYEERWETCEMVRESGMELCCGGLVGMGETLEQRAELASQLAELDPHEVPLNFLNPRPGTPFGDLPIMDSADALRTIAAFRLAMPRTVLRYAGGRELTLGDLGTRDGLLGGINAVIVGNYLTTLGRNADEDLTLLSDLKMPIKELAKTL, encoded by the coding sequence GTGACTGACATCCTGGAGCGCGCCCGCACGAAGGTCCTCGACGACGGCGAAGGACTGTCGTACGACGAGCTGGTCGAGGTCCTCCAGCTCCCCGACGACCAGATCCCCGAGCTGCTGGAGCTGGCCCACGGGGTCCGCATGAAGCACTGCGGCCCCGAGATCGAGGTCGAGGGGATCATCAGCCTCAAGACCGGCGGCTGCCCCGAGGACTGCCACTTCTGCAGCCAGTCCGGCCAGTTCACCTCGCCGGTCCGCTCGGTGTGGCTGGACATCCCGCAGCTGGTCAAGGCCGCCGAGGAGACCGCCGCCACCGGCGCCACGGAGTTCTGCATCGTCGCCGCCGTCCGCGGCCCCGACGAGCGCCTGATGACGCAGGTCCGTGACGGCATCAAGGCCATCCAGGAGGCCGTCGACATCAACGTCGCCTGCTCGCTCGGCATGCTCACCCAGGAGCAGGTCGACGACCTCAAGGACATGGGCGTCCACCGCTACAACCACAACCTCGAGGCCGCGAAGTCCTACTTCCCCTCGGTGGTGACTACGCACTCCTACGAGGAGCGCTGGGAGACCTGCGAGATGGTCCGCGAGTCCGGCATGGAGCTGTGCTGCGGCGGCCTGGTCGGCATGGGCGAGACCCTCGAGCAGCGCGCCGAGCTGGCCTCGCAGCTGGCCGAGCTCGACCCCCACGAGGTCCCGCTCAACTTCCTCAACCCGCGCCCCGGCACCCCCTTCGGCGACCTGCCGATCATGGACTCCGCCGACGCCCTGCGCACGATCGCTGCCTTCCGCCTCGCGATGCCGCGCACCGTCCTGCGCTACGCCGGCGGCCGCGAGCTCACCCTCGGTGACCTCGGCACCCGCGACGGCCTGCTCGGCGGCATCAACGCCGTCATCGTGGGCAACTACCTGACGACGCTCGGCCGCAACGCCGACGAGGACCTCACCCTCCTCTCGGACCTGAAGATGCCGATCAAGGAACTCGCGAAGACCCTGTGA